The genomic window GGAGTGTGTATCAAGGGCGGTTATGATTCTGGCCACCATGTGAGAAGCACACTTGTTAGCATGTACTTCAGGTGCGGCTGCGTGGAATCGGGTCAAACCTTGTTTGGTAGTTTGCTGGATGCGGACTTGGTTACATGTTCTTCActcattacagggcaattgcagaCTGGCAAGTATGATGAGTCATTTGATTTGTTCAGAGAAATGTGCTACTTTGGCAGGAGGCCTGACAGCATCTTGATTGCTAGTCTTCTTTCGGCATGTGCTTCTACAGCCACTATCAGCTACAGCAAGGAGATCCACTGTTATGCAGTCAGGGTTGGCGCTGATAAAGACATCAAAGTCTCATCTTCGTTAATGGATGCTTATGCAAAATGTGGTTTTGCTGAGCTGGGATATTTGGTATTCCGCCAAATTCCTAAGAAGAACTCAGTCATGTACAATATGGTCATATCAAACCTTGGTTCTCACGGATTTGCGATGAAGGCCATTGAAGTCCATGATGAGATGGTCCGTGATAAGCTCAGGCCTGATGGTGCTACCTTCTCAGCTTTACTTGCTGCTTGTTGTCATGCAGGACTCCTAGACGACGGATGGAAGTTGTTTAGGAGAATGAGGGATGAGTTCCACATAGTAGTTCAAATGCAGCATTATGTCTACATGGTGAGGCTTCTTGCAACGTTTAACCAGCTGAAGGAGGCCTATGATCTTATACAGACAATGCCAATGCCACCCGATTGTGGCGTGTGGGGTGCATTACTTTGGGGGTGTTGTCTCCACCGTGATTCCAGCCTTGGTAGGGCAGTTGCTGAAAAGCTCTGTGAGTTGTATCCAGACAAGGCTTCTTACAAGATTATGCTTTCAAACTTGTATGCATCAGAGGAGATGTGGTGGGATGCTGAGGAGGTCAGGACCGAGATGTTGAAAGAATATATGAACAAGAACACAGGGATAAGTTGGGTTGGGGATACAAGGAAATGATGGTTGGGTTTGCATCATTGAGAAATATGCCGAACGTCAAGTACATTTGAACTCTGTATTGTTATGGTTTTAGAGAAATGAAATATCTGAAATTGCTTCAAAACTTCCTATTTTTTTACCTTACCATTTGACAAAAAATATTTTCTTGCTTTTTATTATTTGTGTAGAATTATTTCTGCTGTTGCTGAGTACAAATATAAATTTTAGTATATATCCATGGAACTTTGTGTTGCTAATTTCTTAGTTGTTGATGTCGTGGAGTAATATAAGGTCGGAACGTAATATCTGAAGCACTCTTTCTAGTGGAGTCCTGTATTTTTCTTGCCTGGCTCACTTGCCTGTATCCCCTTGTTAGCTATATATAGGTGTCATGTTAGCAATTCTGTAGTATTATATAAAGATCACTGCTTTGCAAAAAGTATTGTATGGTGCTTAATCTTATATCACTTCTGTTTATTTCTTCTATAAAACCCTGTGAAAGACATATTAACCCTTTGTTCCAGTCTAGCAATTTGCTACACAGATTTACTAAGTATTTCTAGATTGGCAACAAATTATTGTGACACATCATTTTAGTAGTTAAGTAGGCTGCCCTCACACAGAATTGATAATCTCTTACAATATTTTTTGAAAGAAAGTAGATCTCACATGTCGAAATGATATAATCAGCACAACTTTTTCATTTTATGGTTCTGTGGCGATATTTAACGTATATATCTTCACTTCTTAGTGCTTGGATGATGGAGTTGAGGCTTAGTCAAGTAGTCAACTGTAGTTGTGCTGGTGCAATGAGATCTTTTAAAGAAAGccaaagagagaaaaaaaatggaTTTTCTTTAATTGGTCTACTTATCCTAAAGGCTGCAGCAAGCAGTGGTAGAAGCAAAGTTGGAATTTACCTTAGGTGTCAGAACTGTACTATTGTTTTGGTAGAAGATACTTGTCATGTGTCAGGTTTATAAGAGTAATACTCTTAGCTAGGTCGGTTTGAGCAAGTCCTATATAAGGACGTGCACCTCATGGATGTTTACAAGCATTGGTTGCCAAGGAAAAGATAGGGCATCTGTTGCCCAGAATAAGAACTCCCTTatgttggtgtgtgtgtgtgtgtgtgtgtgtgtgtgtgtgtgtccagcAAAGAGGAGATGTTCAGGCCAACACATTATCTATCAGAATTAGATCAGGTCTTACAATTAGTAGTTTCCTTTTTTCTGCAGTTGTAGAGTTTTCGTAGTTTTCTTTGGTGAGGGAATACCTTCTTGACAGCTTTATAATATATTAGTATCTTTCTTTAAAGTATATTTTTAATACTTTTACTCCCTGTAGCTTCAGTGACAATTCTGCTAGAAACTTTTATTGTTTATTTGTGCCTGACAGTGTCAAATTAATGTATCAATAGCCAAAATGCTGTCTCAGAGCGAGCAGTCCCTGTCATGTTGTCCCTTTCAGTGCCATATGTTTTTAGGTTTGGACACCTGCAATCCAGCTCCGACCCAGCAAAATAGGCCAAATGTTGGAAGCCAAAAGCAAACTTGACTTCTGAGTCCATGAGGGTGTTCCAGCTATCTGGAGTACTTTTTAAATATTCAACTGGAGTTGTTGGACACTGTGAGAAGCACCCCGGCCTGAATCTCTCATACTCTGATGAAAATTTCCTATATTCCAAACCATGTGGAGCTTCAGGGAAGCGGAGTAAACTAGGAACAACTGAACAAGCTTTGCTTCATCACGGCCGGCCTTGCCTGGCAATTGGCATCTTGGCCTTCTTGGAAGTACCGCACCGTACAAATATACCTGGAGCGCCAGAAGCCAAATTCTGGAGCGCCAGATAAATTACCCTCTGCAACCGAATCCCAGTTGCCTCTCCAGTTGCTAGTTCCCCATGGCCAGAcattcattcttcttcttcttcttcttccttgccttgTTTCTGCAACACCTCCACATTAGTGTCGGTTTACCTGGAAGGAGTTTAGCAGCAGCAACAGAGCAATGGCAGCCCATGCAGTGCGACGCTGCGTCGCTCAACCCATCATCGTGCAGCTCATACCTTTATGTGACTCCTCAAGGGCGCAGCCTGTCCGAGATAGCCTCCCTCTTCAATGGCAGCACATCTCTCACCCAGCCCATCAAGCGGCGCTCTGGTTCAGAGGACTTGCTGCTCCGTGTGCCGTGCGTGTGTGGTGCAATCAATGACACCATGAGCGGTCTCTTCCATGATACTGAATACAAGGTGAGTCCAGACGACACGGCTGACAGCATCAACAGTAACTTCAGTGGGCTTGCGTGGAACGTTATTCCTACAGCAAACAAGACAATCACGGTtcaccttctgtgcggttgttccTCCATGGCATCGGAGGGGGTGGTTTCTTACACAGTCCAGCCTAAAGATACACTGAGCAACATCGCAACCTTGTTCAGATCAGGCTCGAGGGAGATCCTAAGCTTGAATGCGGGGGTCACGGATCCTGATTTTCTTAAGGAAGGTTGGATCTTGTTCATCCCGATGGGAGTTGCTAGTTCTTCTAAAAGAAGTGAGTTATTCCTAATTTTCAACTATGTATGTTGCATCATAGGAAATTTGTAAACTACTAAACCGACTGCAAATTCTTAAGTTTGTTGATACCATTGGCATATACTAATTTGCTAAAATGGAATAAGCAGTATATTTTTCTGCAATACAAGTTTATGTTTTCGTTCTCTcttcctctttttctttttcttttttcacatCATAGGATTTCTGATAATCACAAAATGGTGTTTTTATTGTTTGGAATCTCCAAATGGTGTTGTGTTCCTTATGTTCTTTTAGCCTTTTGGTAACTGATAAACTGACTGCTCAATTTTTTCGTGTTTCCTCCCTGCTTGATTCAAACACTTTCAGAGTTTGGCGGTTTACCGATCATAATCACAGTATCAATATCAGCTGCAATTATGCTCCTTTTCGCGCTCACCATTGTACTTCGCCTGAGAAGGAGATCTCTGGTGCCCAATGTTGAAGTGCcaaagaaagagatggagagagtTCCCAGCAACACAAGCATAGCTATCCTAGAGAGCCGTTACTTTCCAACCAAGAGGATTGATGGTCTCGTTATGCTCCCTATGCTACATGTAAACATTTCGGATACACACATCGTATAACTCTCGGTCAATTGGTTGCAGATATTGATCCATTCCAAACGGAGAGGCCTGTGATTTTCAGCCTGAAAGCGGTTGGAGAGGCCACAGCTAACTTTGATGAGAAGAGGAAGATTGGTGAGGGTGGATATGGCATGGTCTACCTAGGTTTCATAGGAACACATGTAAGAAGTTTATGTAGTATCTTTCTCAGGTAACTATAATCTTGAAGCAACATCAGATCCTTATATTTGACCTTGGTTGCAGGAGATTGCAGTTAAGATGATGAAAGACAGCAAATCAAAGGAGTTCTTTGCTGAGCTGAAAGTGCTGTGCAAAGTACATCACATAAATGTGGTACGTACTTATTGTAGAATCTACCAGGAAATGAACATCCATGCTACGATTTTGTCATAAACTTGCGCAATTCTATATAGGTTGAGTTGATTGGCTATGCTTCTGGGGAGGATCACCTGTACCTTGTTTACGAGTATGTTCAGAATGGATCACTGAGTGAGCATCTCCATGATCCTTTGCTGAAAGGTACATGAAAGAAATATAATCATGCATCTTGATATTTCTTTGCTTCTGTCAACGAAACTTGATTTATTGCTTACCGAAAGTTTGAATGAGGTACTTCTTGATTCTTAGGTCATCAACCTCTCTCATGGACTGCAAGAACACAGATAGCAACGGATGCTGCACGCGGTATCGAGTACATCCATGACCATACAAAGGCCTGCTATGTGCACCGTGACATCAAAACCAGCAATATTCTGCTAGATGATGGACTAAGAGCTAAAGTGAGCCATTCAAAGCCACAAAGTTTCAAGTGTTACCCGCTAAGCTATTGCAATCTGATTATTTTCTGGATAACAGGTTGCGGATTTTGGGCTGGTAAAGCTAGTTGAGCGCAGCGACGAAGAAGATTGCCTGGCAACTCGTTTGGTTGGAACGCCAGGCTACCTTCCACCGGAGTTAGTTTTTAACTTGGATATGATTTTAAAAAATTCAACTGATGAAGCTTCAAATGTAATAGTGATACCAAGCATCAACCCTGCAGGTCAGTTCGTGAGCTTCACATGACCACGAAGTCTGACGTCTATGCGTTTGGAGTAGTTCTTGCAGAGCTGATCACTGGTCTCCGTGCACTTGTGCGGGACAATAAGGAAGCTAATAAGACAAAGTCGCTTATCTCAACTGTAAGAGCAATGAGAAACACGCTGTTTCAATTCTTATAGTTTGCCGATCTGTTTTTGACACTGTTTGCATCATGATTCTTGTCATGCTCTGAACAGATGAGGAAAGCTTTCAAATCAGAAGATGTGGAGAGCTCACTGGAGAAAATCATAGATCCCTCCTTGAAGGACAACTACCCCATAGAAGAAGTGTGTAAGGTTAGTAGTAAAACTGTTCATCACTACTGACACAGTGAAACATCTCAGTTAGCCTAATCCTGCATTTCTACCGTGTATAGCTGGTAAACATTTCGATGTGGTGCTTGAGTGAGGATCCATTGGACAGGCCTGAGATGAGGGAGATTATGCCAATGCTGTCTCGAATTCATTTGACCTCCATAGAGTGGGAAGCGTCGCTCGGAGGTGACGCCGAAGTCTTTAGTGGTGTTTTCAATGGTAGATGATCAAAACGGCATGTATGCTATCATGTAGATACTAGAAGTGTGCTCCTGTTGATTTTTGTTAGAGAATGGTTATTGGTTTGCAGCTTCTGGTATATTTGTACTTGCGACCAAGTTGTTCTCTTTGCAAGATTTTGACTCAGTGAAGTCAGCCATATAATTTCTTTTGATAATGGAGGAATTGGTAATGGAATAGCAGAATTAGTTTCTTCAGATTCTGACGTAACAAACAATTTCTGTGTGCTAGCAATATCTCTACGTGTGATTCGTTAAAATAGATCTTTTTCATCTTGCTCGCAAAATTGTATCTACAGACACGCGACTTTTTCAGATTTATCTGCAACAATTATCAAGCGAAAGGCCAAGGGTTGTTAATGCTCCCATCAAACCATGTAAAAGGTATTACTAAAAGGAACTACTATTGAAAATACTATACTATACCATACTAACAAGATTAAACTTGGAAGATTTTGATTTTTCTGGTAATTTTGGGATGATTGCCGCTTAATTAGGAGGGGACACCTGTAAATAGGGGGAGGTCGTGGGGTAACTTCTTGGTGTGGGTCTTAGTGAAACTCCAACATGAATAACCAAATCACCTGCAAATCTCTGGACGGTCCGGACACATTTGGCCATCCAATGACGGTCCCCAAATTTGTCCGGACCGATCTTGACGGCCAAAATCTCCCAAACCGGCACCAAACTGAGGGGAGGTTTGCGGGTGCCCAGACGTCCTCCACACAGAACTCTGACAACGCGGATCCATCCAAAAAAACCACCCGACACACACATTTTTCACTGGTTTGTCCACCCTCTTGTGCTCTGTATACACGCTCCCAGACTCCAACGCTGCCGATGTACCACCCGGACGCCACCCAATCCTTGTCGAACTTTCGCCGCTCCACCCAGGCGCTCGCTTGGCTTTGCCTACGCCATTGATCCACCCAAGAACCGGCTGCAGCCCAAGCATTCTCCACCCCTACCAACGCTCCCCATGGCGGACACCACGCCTAACAAGTGTTCAATGAGATGCCATTGCCAAGTTTTTTTATATTCTAGTTGTTTACTTTGAAGCAAACGTGAAGGATTCAGACGAGGAGTACTTCTACATCGAGTTCATGAATTCGTCTTTGTCGAACGAGAATGAAGATGATGTTGAAGGCGATTCTTGAAGATGCAGACTGTGCAGAGGAGTGTGGTCTCAACTACGACGGTTCAACAAAGGGACATCGAGTGTTGAATCGACATAGGGCATTTGGCCATATGATGTTGTACGACGATCCACTATTTGAACCCTATTTCCGCCCCCAATTTCAGATGAGGCGACATGTGTTCAAACGCATCTACCAAGGTGTCAGGCCTATGATGGAGGGATGCTGTTGGAAACATTGGGTTCTCTTGCTATTAGAAATGCACGACTTTCTATGAGGATGTTTGCCATAGATTCGTGGGATGGTACCTTTGGATGGCTAAAAGCACATGGCTCGACGCCATGGTAGATTTGCTACTACATAGTTGTACCGGAGTACTTATTGCAGACACAACAAAGCTCGTGGCAATTGAAGAATCAAGAGGGTTTCCAGGTATGCTCAGATCCTTGGATTGCATGCACTCGATAAGGAAAAACTGCTCGTATGCTCAACAGGGCAATATCAGGGCCATTGCAAaaagcccaccatcattcttgaagcattTGCATCGTAAGACCTTTGGATTTGACATTCTTTCTTTGGCATCCCtcggtctcacaatgacatcaacatgtTGTCGCCGTCTTCATCGTTTGCAAGGTTGTATGTGGGCGAAGCTCCTACGTGCAGCTATACCATCAATGGTCATGGTTACAACATGTGGTGCTATTTTTGTGTAGCCTCTCTGGACCTAGACAAAGCCACACAAAATATCCATCATTTGGGGCTATCATTATATTTTTCATGGAATTAAATATATTTAAGTTAAAATTTGGGATTGTATTTCAATTGTGGGAGCTTCTCAATATTAGTGGAAGGCTATATCTATGGTTCAAGAGATTTCATCATGCTAAAGTCCCTcaatttaaaaaatatataaaaatatattcATATTATCAAATTGTATTTTAATTAGGTTTTGCATTTAAATAACACTGGGAGTTTAATTTGACCTATTCAAGTTTAAGGCATGATGATGAAAAAGAAACTAACAATCAAATCTAAATCTACACTTACTCAGGGTTGTTACAATCGACCACACTCAAATGAAATCTTGCCCTGAGATTTAGGCGATAAGGTAAGAGGGGAAGGATTGGGCTACAAATCCAACAAATCTTCTCGTTTCATGTTGCTCTCCTCGAGGAGGTCAAACCATTGCATCATGGTGAACTTGATATCCTTCCTTCGCGATTGTTGTTACGGGCCTTTTGCTGAACTTGCTACCCTTCCTACGCGGGCGGGGGCTGCAATTCTAGAGAATGAAACTTCTAGGTTCGGGGGATTGTTATGCGACGACTTTGAGATTCACAAAATCACCGGGAGTCTCTTGTTGAGTATTAACTCGTTCAATCACCATCATACTCGCAGGGTTCTCATAAAAATGTTTTTGATTAGATAGTATCTACACAAAAATATAAGATCATTTGTCACACCTATTTTTCATATGTCCTTTTAAAGAAGTAAGTATGCAAGACAGCTACCAACAAAAGCACATGTGATTATCAGTAAAGAACACTCTTTTTCAAGGGAGTAAAGAACACATTTAATccatataatttttttttcatcACATCATAAAAGGAGTACACGTGTACAGCACTGACATCTGGATATAACCGCTGGATTTAATGGAAGCTTGGAAGGCCAACAATTGAGTCCCCCGACCTCACCGGTCAGCTCAGGCTCAGCAGCCGCCCGATTCGCGCCGCCCTCCCGACTTccgtcgccgttcgccgccgcaGAGCGCATACACCGCGGCGCGCCCCGAGTGGATGTGGTGGGAGGAGGTGAGGAGGAGGGAACGCGGGGAGCTGCGCGCCCGGCGCTTCGAGGCCCTCGCCCGctcgcgccgcgccgcctcgctcgcGCTCTCCAACCGCAAGGAAATCACGACCCCGCACCTCGGCGCCGTCAACTCCCTCCAGGTCCTCTTCTCCCACATAGCTCCCCCAATCCCCCCTGTCACTGCCTCCCGCCCGCCGCCCCTGCATCAGCTGCGCGTAGCGCACAGATCAGCAGTACTATTAATTTTGCGTGTTAATCCGTCGAGAAACTGTGCCTAGCGAGATTGAAATTCTGTGCGGTGCGTGAATCGACGTTGCTGGCGTTCGTAATTTGACAATATGGCCAGGTTGATTTGACAGAGGGGAGGTACCTGCTCTCGGGGGCGTCGGACGGGTCGGCCGCCGTCTTCGATTTGAAGGACGCGACGGAATACGAGGCCGGGTTCATAGCCAAGCACAGGAGCATTCTGCTTGTGGACAAGCAGCATCAGCATGGCCACAAGTTCACCGTCTCCAAGGCCATCTGGTATCCTGTGGACACCGGGCTGTTCGTCACGGCCTCCTTCGATAACTATGTCAAAGTGTGGGATACCAATTCGACTCAAGTATGTGTTGTTGCGCTTTGCTTTGTCCAATCCTGATCTTA from Triticum aestivum cultivar Chinese Spring chromosome 3B, IWGSC CS RefSeq v2.1, whole genome shotgun sequence includes these protein-coding regions:
- the LOC123071479 gene encoding putative pentatricopeptide repeat-containing protein At1g64310 gives rise to the protein MRRKLALLAAAAGGAALPLSWAKQSHARLIVASPRIPDDLRLCLLRSYAAHGEFASAHRLLEEAPRPASPLLYNAVIRAHSRRLDLPTALAFFASMRRSATPPDAHTFACVLRACADCDRPAAAKILHGLALSSGWSSHPIVGSALVSAYSKFLFVDSARRVFDGLREPDLVLWNSMMSGYGYREMWLEGIQLFSAMRRAGEEPDGYSMVSLLSSFWDPEALAFGQAVHGVCIKGGYDSGHHVRSTLVSMYFRCGCVESGQTLFGSLLDADLVTCSSLITGQLQTGKYDESFDLFREMCYFGRRPDSILIASLLSACASTATISYSKEIHCYAVRVGADKDIKVSSSLMDAYAKCGFAELGYLVFRQIPKKNSVMYNMVISNLGSHGFAMKAIEVHDEMVRDKLRPDGATFSALLAACCHAGLLDDGWKLFRRMRDEFHIVVQMQHYVYMVRLLATFNQLKEAYDLIQTMPMPPDCGVWGALLWGCCLHRDSSLGRAVAEKLCELYPDKASYKIMLSNLYASEEMWWDAEEVRTEMLKEYMNKNTGISWVGDTRK
- the LOC123071478 gene encoding lysM domain receptor-like kinase 3; protein product: MARHSFFFFFFFLALFLQHLHISVGLPGRSLAAATEQWQPMQCDAASLNPSSCSSYLYVTPQGRSLSEIASLFNGSTSLTQPIKRRSGSEDLLLRVPCVCGAINDTMSGLFHDTEYKVSPDDTADSINSNFSGLAWNVIPTANKTITVHLLCGCSSMASEGVVSYTVQPKDTLSNIATLFRSGSREILSLNAGVTDPDFLKEGWILFIPMGVASSSKRKFGGLPIIITVSISAAIMLLFALTIVLRLRRRSLVPNVEVPKKEMERVPSNTSIAILESRYFPTKRIDDIDPFQTERPVIFSLKAVGEATANFDEKRKIGEGGYGMVYLGFIGTHEIAVKMMKDSKSKEFFAELKVLCKVHHINVVELIGYASGEDHLYLVYEYVQNGSLSEHLHDPLLKGHQPLSWTARTQIATDAARGIEYIHDHTKACYVHRDIKTSNILLDDGLRAKVADFGLVKLVERSDEEDCLATRLVGTPGYLPPESVRELHMTTKSDVYAFGVVLAELITGLRALVRDNKEANKTKSLISTMRKAFKSEDVESSLEKIIDPSLKDNYPIEEVCKLVNISMWCLSEDPLDRPEMREIMPMLSRIHLTSIEWEASLGGDAEVFSGVFNGR